In Vibrio neptunius, the following are encoded in one genomic region:
- a CDS encoding Hcp family type VI secretion system effector, with translation MPTPAYMSITGETQGDITKDAYSADSVGNSWQEAHVDEFLVQELDHVLTIPRDPQSGQPTGQRVHKPVIVTKAQDCCSPLLFNALVSGEKLPECNIKFYRTSVQGKQEHYYTIKLIDALLVDMQTRMAHCQDAATSDRVTEEVLSFTYRAIEVTHEVMGKGGNDDWRAPREA, from the coding sequence ATGCCAACTCCTGCATATATGTCTATCACAGGTGAAACTCAAGGCGATATCACAAAAGATGCTTACTCAGCTGACTCAGTTGGTAACTCTTGGCAAGAAGCTCACGTTGATGAGTTCCTAGTTCAAGAACTTGATCACGTACTTACTATTCCACGTGATCCACAAAGCGGTCAGCCAACAGGTCAACGCGTTCACAAGCCAGTCATTGTGACTAAAGCACAAGACTGCTGTTCACCGCTTCTATTCAACGCTCTAGTTTCTGGTGAGAAACTGCCTGAGTGTAACATCAAGTTCTACCGTACTTCTGTACAAGGTAAGCAAGAGCACTACTACACAATCAAACTGATTGATGCTCTTCTAGTTGATATGCAAACTCGCATGGCTCACTGTCAAGATGCTGCGACTTCTGACCGTGTAACTGAAGAAGTACTTAGCTTCACTTACCGCGCAATCGAAGTAACTCACGAAGTTATGGGTAAAGGCGGTAACGACGACTGGCGTGCTCCACGCGAAGCGTAA